Genomic DNA from Telopea speciosissima isolate NSW1024214 ecotype Mountain lineage chromosome 2, Tspe_v1, whole genome shotgun sequence:
tattataacacttattgtcttcatatatagtatattatataaaaaaatgtgggtgaaatttaaagttcataatgtataatttatatcaatatatattttatagtataacttaaatcagggttgggccgggccaggccaagcttagctcgaggcctcaaccctaacccgacccgaccctaactcagggccagaagtttccagccctgacccgccctcagggccaaatatctcagcccagaccctgttcgggctcagggtgggccagggtgggttcgggccggcagggccaaacttgcacccctagttcgtgcggttcctctcataggggggatggaaatgatcaccttatcCCTTGCCCAAACACACGGCCTCGGTGGaatccacccccctcttattagaggcactagggaactatACCAGGCAGGGACCTCATAGGATAATTTTCCCCAACAATGACAGTTAAAATCTGCAATTTTGTGGATTATAAACTAATTAGGATCTCTTCTTacccaagaaaacaaaaaaaactaattaagaTCTCTTTGAAAGTAAACGGTTTGAGCATTAGATTAATATCCGAGTAACCCAATTTCAAACGGTTTGGGCCTGACCGGGCCCAACAATGGAAAAACCGGGTTCCGGGGTCATGGTTGATCAGGTCAAAAAaggtcccaaacccaaacatgGCTGCAAAAGATTCCAGACACGAGAGAGACAAGGATTACATGATGGATTAGGGATCTGAATACAAGGTTTCCCGCCGATtatggatttatttatttattttttatagattTTATTAGCTTTATTAGTTCTAACTTGTCTTATTTGTTCCTGAATTAGAGACTGAAACTTTACACTTGTTTTACCCAAAAAGCcctagaaaagaagaaacaaaaatgaagGGCTTTTTTAGGGTTCTAAGCAATTGCCGACTAACTTGACCTTTTGCTTGTCTATATTATTGTGAATCCCAGATTTTAGGGTTCTCCAATCCAACCACTAATTTTGTCTGTCAAGCAACCATGAAGATTAATTGATGATATTAAATTTGTAACAGTAAATGAGTAATTGGATATTAAATTTGTAGGCCATACCATAAAGTAAGATATCAATTTAAAGCTTAGGCATATATGATATTTTCTTCCTCATTTATAAAATTTTAGGTATTAAATGTTGGATCGGATTGATCGAATCGCTCATTAATTTCTGTCAGTCTGAATCGGCCAATCCATACTGGATTTATAAGGTTAAGGTTGATTCCGGTCAATTTCACTAAAATCGGAGATCGACTCATTGCCAATTCGCTTACTTTATCCATAAACAGTGTCAATTTGATGGTATAACAATGTAACCGACACTCAAGAATATGGAAGCGTTTgtatgtgtgagagagagagagaaggaacgACACCCGTATTCAATAAGACCCCGTTTGTTTGATGGAGAGAGTGGGGTAAGAATGTTATGGGACTGGGTCCATGGGTTGGCGAATAGGCATCAGATTTTTACGTTTTTAAGCATCGGTATTGATTCGACTTTATCAAGCAGTTCGTACTGATTTTGCACCTTGCCAATCTTGATACtgtgtcgataccatatcaatGACACAACACAGACAAggaataaaatgataaaaatatatatatatatatatatatatatatatcaattttTCAAGGAAAATCATAGGCAAATTTGTCAAATACTGTAAATCCATATCGATACCAATCTAATACCGTATCAGTTTCCGATTTGACCGACACCCATTCCAATAaggtgcactaaaaccatggggcCTAAGGatttaagagagagaaagagacgcCCATATTCAATAAAGGATTTACGAGAAAGAACGACACCCGTATTCAATAAGGATGGTAAATCgttttcccttttccttttattaggGCAAGGAACCTAATGGGAACAGccaaccaattaaaatagtagtttattttttttaataaaaaatgatcatttttagaaaaaaaaattttaaatggttAAATAGTtaaagatttctttttttttaataacaaaaTAGTTAAAGATTCAGTTGAAGAAAATACAGCACTTTGTATTTGTAGTGTGAGGAGAGGGATAGGTACATCACCGCGGTGTGCAGTAAGGTTGCATCAACAGGGCACGAGACAGGGCATCATACAAATGGGGTAGGAGGATCATTTCAAAAGGaggaaatggaaaagagagagaaacacaaTGGGCACTAGCTTTATTTTTTAAACGGGTGGTGCACTTAAGTTTCAGCTATATCAAAGTTTGTTACATGGTAAATATATAGAGCATTGGAAACTCACGGCTGTCCGAGAATTCATGgtaataattaaaattacaagTGTGAATGCAGATATATTGGAGATGTATATCAATAGACATGAGGGTATTTTATTTAACGGATTAGACTATAAAATTTGATATAACAACAATAATCATAACCTTattccaattaaatggggtcggttacataGATCCTAAGAAGCTgtgacagtaatagaaatacgaggagtagaagagaaaaaaaaaataagtacaaaggagtaaaaggaagtgaaaagataaaataaagttactaaaagaaaaagtctaagcagtagtcaaagcaacATCCCAAGAATATCCCCTTATAAGTGGTTGGCTACACGGTTCTTGTCGTCGAGCCCTACTAACTCCATATCCTTttttaccacttctccaatagtcattttaggcctgcccttaCCTCTTTTAGGTCcttcaaactgaatctggtcactcctCCCTACTGGTGCATCCAAGGGTCttcgttggacatgaccataccatctCAAGCGGCTCTCATGAAGTTtgtcttggattggtgcaactcttAATTCgattctaatacaatcattccttactttatctctcctggtcttgccacacatccacctcaacatcctcatctctgctacactcatCTGATGATTATATCTTATCTATCCAGTAGTTCGAATAACCACATCATCCTTCCACACGACAAAAGAAAAGTGGGCATGTGGCAATATGAGGGGTGGGTTTTAACAGTTTTTTCCAATATTAtgtttttgaattgtttttttctttttttcatttttaaatgattttttttttccaaatgattTGTTCAGATGACAAACCAGGTTGAACTTGAACCGAGATTTTGTTCAATTTGATCCCTAGCCCGGTTTGAAACTATGGATCTAAGACATATGCTAGTTTCTATGTTAATGTGAGCATGTACAATGCAACCAAATGGAGGTGGTTCTGAGTATAAGCTGATCCTTAGAAAAGGAAGAATTTCTTCACCACTAATGGTGATGTGATCTTGTGAATGGACTCTTATGTCATAATTAACTCTACCCGTACTATACAATGTCGAAAATACCTTTTTTATGCACAGATCTTCTAAGTGAGGAGATTCTCTCTTTAccatgggtggagagaaacaGGGTCTATTTGTTTATTAAAGTACTCAAGCAATATCAATAATAGCTATATTATCAGAGAAAAAGTGAATCCAACATTAAAGGTTGAGATTGATTATTCAATGTCTAATCTCTAATGTTGTCTCAATTATTCAAATCTTGAGGGGCCCAGACTTTGCTTTCTTTCTAGCTTCTCCTCTGGCCCAATTACTTAAAAGCAGGTCATGCTAGCTCACTTggaagctctctctctctctctctctctctctctcagttcaTGTAGCAAATGCAAAAATCTTTTAAAGTTAAAACCAGTACTGGGGTGGTGTTGTGTTACCAGTGACTTTAATCAGAGATGAAAGGAATCGATCTCTTCTGTGCATCTCCAGCCTCAACAGCCATATGTGTGAGCTTCGACAAAAGCTCTGTGTTTCTACAAGGTGGTCGGGCAATAGATCGCCATAATCCTCATCTTAAGGACtcaagaagaagcagcagtagATCAGGCCTTCTCAACCCTCCTCCATCTTCTCCCTATTCCTcgcattctcattctcattctcattctcattctcgTTCTCAACCTCAACCACCCACAAAATCCAAACCTTACCCACAAAacagaaatcaaaagaagactACAAGAAAGAGCTCTGCTAAGGCCACTGATCTCATTAGCCCACCTGGTTCCTCCAGATATCTCTTGAGTGATACCTCTTTCTTTGATGTCTATTCCGATTTTGATCCAATTTCTACATTAGTTCCTGTTGTACCCTCAAGGCCTCTTTCTCTCAACCCCCATGATTCTCCTGCTTtgaaaccttcttcttcttcctcctcgaTTTCCTCTTCAACTCCCAACTTAAAACCTTTCTCTTCCTCATCTCTCTCACCACCATCTCCTGCTTTaaaaccttcttcttcaactcgCTCTTGTGACCAGGCTagtctatcttcttcttcaactcgCTCACATGACCaggttactctctctctctctctctctctgtgtttgttttttgttattatttattattgggAGGGGGTTCTCTATACCGGCAGGGGGGCGcaatgatcatcctacccctgcccgaacactctgcctgggTAGGGTACGTAGCCACGATCccacccccttattagagggactGGGAACTAGGCCGGGTaggaaactggaggagataattttcgaCCAAATGGAGAGGGGGTGTTGAGGAAAAGGTTCACAATATGGGGGAAAAAAGAGATACACAATAGAGAGAGCTGGCTTAGCCTAAGCCGCTTGCTTAGAgaaacttttcttttcttttgatttgataattgATATTTTCGTGAGATGTTGCAGATTGTGGTTCTGAGGGTTTCATTGCACTGCAAGGGCTGTGAAGGAAAAGTAAGGAAACATATCTCAAGAATGGAAGGTAAACCTTCTTTGTAGCtagaataaaaaaagggaaaaagttctctgctcgggagtgctggcgtaggggagtgtggcctactccagtactcccatgagtctatctctctcctccctttgtgaaaagacacctctgcccctttattttaaggagaagagagatagacacatgggagtgctggcataggccacactcccgtacagaaaactgcttcccataaaaaaataactaaaaacTCTGATTGATTGCAAGGGAAGGGAAAATATTTGCATTTCCCTTGAATCTAAAcaccaaaaatgatttttcttgtaaaatatattttatcttATAGAAAAATATTTGCATTTCTCTTATAACCAAACAAAGTATAATTGTCGATAGTTACATGGaaaatttgaattcaaattcACAATTTTTGTCATTGGGTGTTATTTCTCTTACAAAATCTTACAAAATAACCAAATTACAATGGTGCCAACACCATAAAACAAAGGAACCAACAACCTCACCCATGGATCATAAATTTGAAATAGACATCAATATGGGGacttaattagttttttttttttttgtgtgtgtggtaGAAAGGAACTAATTAGTTTGGTATGAGCTTTTATTAAGTTGTGGAGGTGTCATGGTCTAATTCACCTTTCTTTGTCTATTTTAGATTAATGAGGATATTGATGTGGTGGTGTTCATATTCTTAATTGTTATGTTCTCTTTAATTATGTGGTTAATCTAAGCAGGGGTGACATCCTTTAGCATAGACTTTGAAACAAAGAAGGTGACGGTGATCGGGAACGTAACACCGTTGGGTGTACTCGCAAGTGTCTCGAGGGTAAAGAATGCACAATTCTGGCCATCACCGTCTTCGTCATCGCCTGTTGCCTCTAGTTACTGATAGAATCGAGGAAGATGAAAAAAATGTAGTTTATaaagaactagggttttatgTGTCTAGTATGGTTTAATTGTGTTATGCTCAAGACCAAATGTTGTGATTAATTAATGTAATCTAATTTTAATGATCTGACACACTATTTTACATTTTATGGGTATCCGAATCAGATTCCGATTCCGTATCTCTTTGGTTTTATAAAAATTGTACAGTAATgctaaaaaaaacagaaaaaggtaACAACGAGGCAAATTAAAAGTAGGAAGTTTGATTCTCTTATGCTCTACTAATCATTTCTTGGAATAATTAATAGTCTTTTGTgtattcttaattaattttttaaagaaaatatgaGGTTTAAAAATTACATAACTTTAGCTTTTCAAAGGTATATTATCCCTTATGAAGGTGGTCCCAATATTAGTCACGTGGAAAATCCAATGGGATCCAAATTTTGTGAATAAGTAAATCTCAATGTTTTTTACTCAtggaaattttcaatttaaaccgaATTTACCAAGTGACAAAATAGAGATTTGAAAATCATAACTATGAGAGACTGCATAATACTAGTGGTTAAAGTACTAGACGCGTGCATGGATATACATAAAGATGTATGTCAATACACATGacggtatttgattgaattaaacaTTGAAATTGGATACGTGACTGATCCAAGACATGTACTAGCTATCCAACAATTAGAATTACCAAATCATCATTTCACGGGGCACAATAATACGTCCTATTGTATtttagggaaaaggctgggcatgctagcaccctatgtgtctatctctgtcTTTTCCTCTTTGAAGAGTAAGGGAGTCATTCAAAGTGGAAATGGAAGTGAAAgtggaggtgggggggggggggggggagagagagagagagagagagatagacacatagggtgctagcatacccatcTCCCTTCCTGTATTTCAAATCAGTTTCTCTTAACCTATGATGAATAGAGAATCACTTCATCCACGAGTTTTGATCCTTCAAGAAAGATACTCTGAACCTTCAACTAGAAGGGATGAGATTAATGATAACATTCACTCGTCCTAATGCCCAATCATAACGTCAAATCACCATATCTCTTTTCACCTTAGTTTTAAGAGAAATAGGTTTTCACCATACCAATACTTGATCCTTGGTTTCCAAGGTACCACACAAAGGTTTTGACCATTGGAGCAACCAAGGGTATTGGTTGAAAACAAAATGTAATCCATTTGGTTTTGTCACTTATTGATCACCAATTGGTTTTGTCACATATTGAAAATGGAAGAAACTTCCAAGGAATTGTATTTTAGGAATTGATATTAGCTATGGTAGGAGCGACACTCTACATCTTCTAGTGGAAAATTGTCTTGCGTCCGTGAAGTAGTGAGTGAGATGTACAACCTAACCTCTATCTTGATTTTTAGATATTCTCTCTCATTTTTATTGGGTgtagatggaaaaaaaaaatcttattgtaaccatggttggtgaaaagaaaaatctaaaacatatattttatttttcccctttaGTATGTCACATTTTTTTCCTACAAGGGTACATTTCACATGCCTACaatttttaattgatttataattttacttttttgcccttttttattttcaaaaaattgatttaaTGTATATTTATGTAGGGGTAAAAAATAACTTATAAAAAATTGGAAGTTATTTGATGCAGTTCCTATATGAAATGATAGATTTAccctaattaaaaaaattaaattaagtaTTTTTTGGGATAAAACAAAGGATAATTAAATGAATGTGTCAAATTGTAAACACACTTATAGAGACGTCATTTCAACAATCATATCCCTTTTAATAAAGacaaatcactttcaaattattttgaaaccttTTTTTTATCTCCTTTGTAAATAACTTGGGAAAAAGGTTAAGCAAATTGTTGGTGTACTGTAAGCTAACACCTCAgtgtctctctcttccccctttgaaatgaccccttGACACTCTTAAATGATGCTTCGTCCCATGCCCTCATTGGTATTGTCTGCTAGCTTACCGTGCATGGgcggtgtgcctatccctccctcaaataagacaagggacagtcaaaataaggttacaactttTCACCTCATCATTTTGGCGACAACAAGATATATacacccattttttttttatatattatattttttaaaaaagaacaTTGTCTAATCGCATGTCAGCCTGCACCATGATAATCCCCCAAAAAGTACCACCCCATgccctacaaaatgaaaaagatcCCCTTAGTTGATGCCCTGCGGACAAGCTCTTATTGGTCCCTGCGCTGGTGCATGGGTGACACGAATGAACAACATTCTCTTCTCATATCTTTCAAAGAAAAAGACGAGCATACAACTATGGCGTAATTAATACCCTATCACAAACCCTCTCTAACTCAACTCTCCTCATTTAATGACATGAGCCTCATGTATACAAATCGTCACCCATCAAAGCTCTTTTCCCCCTCTAAACATGGATACTGTCAAAATAAGGGGCAAGTCTAGATCCCTCTCCTTTATCTTTTAAGGCGTTTTCACTAGCTATTATGTATCTCTGCAGCAGATGGCCTGCAAAGTTACAGCACCATGCCTTCCTGATACAGAAGCACTAGTGCATTGCAGGGTTGATGTTGAGCATACAAAGATGTGACTCTATAATGGAGTTTGGAAAGTGTGAAACTGTGAATCTGGCTATGGTCGGCAAGCATTGGGAGACCAAAGTTATTTGCCGCCTGTGAGGGTGTGAAGGTTTGAGGGGTCGTTATACTGTGTGGAGGGTTCAAAGTTGGAGCACAATCATGGACTACTTTTTCTCTTGTGTGCCCACCATTCAACAAAATGATGACTGCAAGGTAATGCTTTTACAAGcactccatttctttctttctccttttgtgGGTTTTCTTACATACCTTCAatttgtttcctcttctttcttcttttttgagattttggAAGCTTTAGAAAGTGAAACTTGCATGAGTTGAGTGAGGACAACAAGAACCAGAATATCAAGGTCTTATCAGCTTTTTAGGTCTGGAAGAAATTAGAATTCCAAATTCCAATCTCTCTTACTTTAAATTTCTTGATGCTTTTGATAACTTTAATCTCTTTGACTCAAACATGTATGGCTAACATGAAGGTTAAGAAACTTTGGAAGTCAGTTAAGGGTAAAAATAAGTTCCAATTCTTGGAGCAGTTTGAGATTGAGGGCGGTTCTATTattgagaatggatcatctgcatgtaCGTGTAGGTGAACGCACATGTGAAAGGTAACCATTtgtcatttttgttttctttaatacGATTCTTTCCCATGTAAGTGGCAAAAATGGGACAGGTGGTTACCTCTCATACATATAAAGAAACTGGAGTCATATATATTATTCGAAGTATTAGgatctctcttgttttttttatttttttggttttttttttttttattttttatttcaagtgtCCCATGGGTCATGATGAAAGAGACTGATGAGGTCCATGGAGAACTTGATAATCCCCAACCAAAGAGGGTACATTTGGTTGCAAGAGGAATTGAAGGATGGAAGggaaatgaaaaattttcaaacctagaaaagaaatttttgtaatcattatcccatgtgattgtataaattacttaaatttcatACCATATTTATAATGATACATTGTACATGTAAttcttattttactttttaaaccaaatGGGATTGAATGCAAaattaaagtaaaatttaatcaAATATAGATTGATTTCGATTTAGTGATAGTCATATgatggggtaatgattataaaagtttcttttttagatttgaaattttttcattttccatcctCTCCTTCAATTCCTTTTGATTACAAAAATctctttttaggtttgaaaattttctttccaCCTCCCTTTAATTCTCaattgcaaccaaacaaagccaTAGGGAGAGGGCTCTCCACACATAAGAGTAAGAGTAATCTCTCACATCACACTAATCATTTtacaaaaaatgattttcatcaATTGAGATCCACATAGTTAAGGAGGAAAGATAATATTATGAATGTGAATCCTAAATGATTAATTAAGATGCGAGGAGGCACTAGAAAAGATCCCCACACTATTGGTGAATGGATCTTCTTTCCATTCCCATATTACATaaatttgggtttggatttacAAAAATACGTAGCAAATCGATGCGTTTTTGTATATATCGACCCAAACCAAAGCCAAACCGTTAAGGTTAGATTCAAATGTTTCAGTCGATTTCGATCCGATTTGATTTCGGATTTCTATAGAGTTGCCTTAACGGGCTCTTGTTGGTCCACTATTAGATTATtatcggtttggtttgttttaatCGGTTTTTATCGGTCCAACCAACTTAGATCCTCTTTAACTACCAAGGCTACGATCTTGATTATTTACTTCATCTGTTATATGTGGACATTCCACATTCGTCTGATGAATCTAATGGGTCCCATTAGATTCATCAGTGAGTGGGCTTGGGAGTGGGTGTACTGCCTTAGGTTTCAGATCCTCAACCCAATAAACTCGGCCCATATATTAATTTGGTGGACTCAGGTGGGTTACATTAGTTGGAATCCGGGATGGGCTCGGGCAATCTTAGCAGACTCCGCCCATATATTTTCACCACCATTTTGGATTGGTGAAAATCGTCGAGATCAATCACGACCTATTCTTATCTAAATCTTATCTGAATCGGCAGATCCACGGATCCGATTCTTAAAACTCTGCTAACAACACAGCCATATCTAAATTTCATGGGTAGGTAGGCGGGTTATGGTTTTGGTTACTAACCACTCCATGCAACCTAAACCACTTCCCCTGTCCCCAAATAAAAGAGAGACATAAGAGGCCTAAGCTTAGTTTCCTTCCCTGGTCGTCATAGAAACTAGCTAGGAATTGAAGTAGAACAGAAATCATGACCAGGTGCACGAGCAAGAAGAACCCTCCCTTGCTGAATCTCAACTTAATGGCTCGGTTCCTCATGGCCATAACCATCTTCAACCAATCGACCTCATCAGCTCGTATTCTCGCTGATCTATCGCCGAACCGGCAGTCTCCATATGGCCGGCAACGCTTGATGACCTTCTTCATGCGAAGCGTACTCTGCGACGCCCAACCACCTTCTACCCCAAACCTCAATGACCAGCTTCCTTTCCCAAACCCTGTAGGTATCTTTCCTCCTAGTACTAGTCCTAGAGAATCCGGATCCGGATCCGGATCCGAATACCCAGTTCCAGAATCCTACCCTAACCCACCCACCGAAACCCCTTACATGTCCGGCATGCAAAGTTCTTTATCGTTCCCAACCGTAGCGACTGCGACACTCCAAGGGTTGGATTTGGGAGCTGTAACACCTATCGAGGAGGAGTTAGTGGAAGGTTTGGAGATTGGGTTTCCATATATATACCTGGGAAGAGCTAAAGGAGCTTATGTGGCGAGCTCAGATGATGGAAGCAGTCACATGATGGCAATGACTGCAAAGTTTGCTGACGGAgaagaaggtggtggtggtggtgcatcTAAGGATAGCTTGAGTTTCTTTGGTGTCCATCGAACTGATGTATATGAGTCTCACATCTCTGTCATCGGTGGTTCGGGAAAGTATGAGGGTGCAAATGGTTATGCGACAGTGAAGGCTGTGACGATGGGATCTAAGAATGACAGCACCTCCGCCACCGCCGCCTCAGCCACTGCCACCCTGCTTCAATTCACCGTTTCTATCACTTATTAGCATGACTGAGGGCTTTCTTATTCTCAATAAAAATACCCATTGATCCATAGTGGATGACTATATAGGAATACGTTGATTATATGTTATATTTCACTCTTATTGCTTATTGCAAACAGGGTTTTAGTTCACTGTATAGGCGGTGCCGATATTGATAgccaccgataccgataccgataccgatacccaATATCAATACGGATGGGCCATGTCGGTCCATATCAAGTATTTGGGCCTGTTAATATCGAAGAGGTATGTCCGTATGTGACCATGAGCCTTGATCAATTTGTCAAATCTTAAAAGCCAAGGAGATCCATGGGCTTTTATAGAACCCAAGCCCAATGATGGCCTGTGagtgaaatgtttttttttaatttcttcactCCCCTCTACCCAAAAGAGAATGATAGGATCAATTCCAAGACCAAGCAACTATAAAGGCCAGGGTCCTTACCAGAGTAACCTAAATTTGAcgggacgggattcccaatggGACCAGTACCAAAATATCAGTTAGGTACCGAATGGGAATAGAACTATTAATTCCCtttcaaagggtatatttcaTGTTCTTTCGTTCAAGTTTTATTGCTGGAGTTTGATGTATTTTGGTGACATTTTATCTTATGGAAGTTTCAGCTCCTTCAATTTCTATTTCCATAAATGTGTTTTGTGAAAGTACTAAACCTTTATATGGACTAGTTTATTTCATCCTTATTAATTCTTAGTCAGTCGTTTTGAGAAGCTTATATGcgatttgaagaagtaaaacaaTGAAATTCAATTCATCATGGTTTCGTATTCTAAATTACTTTCAAAAGTAAGGAATGCCTTAGATCTCATAATAGTGAAAAGATACACAACACTACAAATTAAACCATCTCATCAGAAACCATTaaagttcttctcccttttcctaCCAAGCttagaaccgtttaggaaccggTACCATCCCGTCCCATTGATAATTGGGACTGGGAGCTAGGTTTGGTctcgttaactaaatgggacggtattGGGACTGGCACCTTTGGTACCGGTATCGGTATAGACCCATCCCAAATACTGGGAACCGtcccatttgacacccttagcagTGTGGGAGCCATGCTCTTCAACAAGAATGTTTCTTCCATAAAACTATAATGCACTTGGGGGAGACATCACTCAAGGTATGCCCAGTGAGGCATTCAATGGCTGGGCATGCACCGAGATGCATGTAGCAGGCACACATCCTGGCGTGGGTCCAGTAAGCCCAGCCGTTGAATACTCATTGGACACTCCTTGGGTGATAGGGGTTGCTAGAGAAGAGCGTGATCAGGAGGAATCCATGAGACTGTGACAACAcagattctttgatttttcccaaaaatagaaCTTCATCGTATCAGAGATCCTTTTATAAACTTAGAAGTATGCCATATTTTGTGTTAAGAGCTAAACAATCATGTTTTCTCTAGCAAACATAATCCACAAATTTGGGGGACAACAAATGATAAACTCATCATTTGAAGACCCAACTTTGATAACTATGCTAGCTAGTTGACCCTTGGTTCTATGTTTACAAGAAATGTATCTCATATGAAGTCTTTTTAGGCAttactatgcctagtgaagtataacataTCACTATTTAACACTTGACAGTACCTGGGTTTgttcatgtgatagaggacttCACATACATTTCAATAACTAAATTTTAGTCCAAATTAAacaaggaaagttgctcaaactctatttcaaagttttagtaaaa
This window encodes:
- the LOC122649841 gene encoding protein SODIUM POTASSIUM ROOT DEFECTIVE 1-like is translated as MKGIDLFCASPASTAICVSFDKSSVFLQGGRAIDRHNPHLKDSRRSSSRSGLLNPPPSSPYSSHSHSHSHSHSRSQPQPPTKSKPYPQNRNQKKTTRKSSAKATDLISPPGSSRYLLSDTSFFDVYSDFDPISTLVPVVPSRPLSLNPHDSPALKPSSSSSSISSSTPNLKPFSSSSLSPPSPALKPSSSTRSCDQASLSSSSTRSHDQIVVLRVSLHCKGCEGKVRKHISRMEGVTSFSIDFETKKVTVIGNVTPLGVLASVSRVKNAQFWPSPSSSSPVASSY
- the LOC122649814 gene encoding dirigent protein 24-like, whose amino-acid sequence is MTRCTSKKNPPLLNLNLMARFLMAITIFNQSTSSARILADLSPNRQSPYGRQRLMTFFMRSVLCDAQPPSTPNLNDQLPFPNPVGIFPPSTSPRESGSGSGSEYPVPESYPNPPTETPYMSGMQSSLSFPTVATATLQGLDLGAVTPIEEELVEGLEIGFPYIYLGRAKGAYVASSDDGSSHMMAMTAKFADGEEGGGGGASKDSLSFFGVHRTDVYESHISVIGGSGKYEGANGYATVKAVTMGSKNDSTSATAASATATLLQFTVSITY